One Alicyclobacillus acidoterrestris DNA window includes the following coding sequences:
- the atpG gene encoding ATP synthase F1 subunit gamma yields the protein MPQNTREIKRRIRSVQNTSQITKAMEMVAAAKLRRVQDAVQQSKPYLAKLQDMLANVSASARHVKHPLLASRPVKRTGYLVITADRGLAGPYNAQVVRAAMQEFGKKDKSAFTIFAVGKRGRDFFKHRDYPIGAEVIDLDDSPTYSSIRNLAEEMVQSYEREEFDELYFIYNEFINAVSQRAVVKKVLPLDSLTDEQTGPRHQYEFEPDEDAVMAALLPRYAETLVYQAVLDAKASEHAARMTAMGNATENAKDIIADYTLSLNRARQAAITTQIAEIVGGANALS from the coding sequence TTGCCGCAAAATACGCGTGAAATTAAACGCCGCATTCGCAGCGTTCAGAATACATCTCAAATCACGAAGGCCATGGAGATGGTCGCGGCTGCGAAATTGCGTCGCGTTCAGGACGCAGTTCAGCAGTCCAAACCTTACTTGGCTAAGTTACAAGACATGTTGGCGAACGTTTCTGCATCGGCCCGCCACGTGAAGCACCCTCTGTTGGCGTCGCGTCCGGTCAAACGGACGGGCTACTTGGTCATCACGGCCGACAGGGGACTTGCTGGCCCGTACAACGCGCAAGTAGTCCGCGCCGCGATGCAGGAGTTCGGTAAAAAAGACAAGTCGGCGTTCACGATTTTCGCCGTCGGCAAGCGGGGAAGAGATTTCTTCAAACATCGTGACTACCCTATCGGTGCGGAAGTCATCGATTTGGACGACTCGCCGACCTATAGCTCCATCCGCAATCTCGCGGAGGAGATGGTGCAGTCGTACGAGCGCGAAGAGTTCGATGAACTGTACTTCATTTACAACGAATTTATCAACGCGGTGTCGCAGCGGGCGGTCGTCAAGAAAGTGTTGCCGCTCGATAGTTTGACAGACGAGCAAACAGGCCCGCGTCATCAATACGAGTTCGAACCCGACGAGGACGCGGTCATGGCCGCACTTTTACCTCGTTACGCAGAAACGTTGGTCTACCAAGCGGTTCTCGACGCGAAAGCCTCCGAGCACGCCGCGCGGATGACTGCAATGGGTAATGCAACCGAAAATGCGAAGGACATCATCGCTGACTATACGCTTTCGCTCAACCGTGCTCGCCAAGCGGCGATTACGACGCAGATTGCGGAAATCGTCGGCGGAGCGAATGCCCTAAGCTAA
- the atpD gene encoding F0F1 ATP synthase subunit beta, producing the protein MSKGYVVQVTGPVVDVRFEDGQLPAINNALRIDHQGEIDIHLTLEVALHLGDNVVRAVAMSSTDGLVRGTEVVDTGHAISMPVGQGTLGRIFNVLGETIDEQGPADAKESWPIHRDAPKFSELTTKTEIFETGIKVVDLLAPYIKGGKVGLFGGAGVGKTVLIQELIHNIAKEHGGYSVFAGVGERTREGNDLYHEMKDSGVLDKTSMVFGQMNEPPGARLRVALSGLTLAEYFRDVEERDVLFFIDNIFRFTQAGAEVSALLGRMPSAVGYQPTLATEMGQLQERIASTVKGSITSIQAVYVPADDYTDPAPANTFAHLDATTNLDRRISDMGLYPAVDPLASTSRALQPDIVGQEHYDVARGVQAVLQRYRELQDIIAILGMDELTDEDRLTVARARKIQNFLSQPFFVGEVFTGIPGKYVTVQDTVRSFREILDGKHDDIPETYFRYCGPIEDVIEKAKKDGYAS; encoded by the coding sequence GTGAGCAAAGGATATGTCGTGCAGGTCACGGGTCCGGTGGTCGACGTCCGCTTCGAAGACGGTCAACTGCCGGCTATCAACAACGCCCTGCGCATTGACCACCAAGGTGAAATCGACATCCACTTGACGTTGGAAGTCGCGTTGCACCTTGGCGATAACGTGGTTCGCGCCGTCGCGATGTCGTCTACGGACGGCCTCGTGCGCGGCACCGAAGTAGTAGATACTGGCCATGCTATCAGCATGCCAGTTGGCCAAGGAACATTGGGACGCATCTTCAACGTATTGGGTGAAACGATTGACGAACAGGGCCCTGCGGACGCAAAGGAAAGCTGGCCGATTCACCGCGATGCTCCGAAGTTCAGTGAACTGACCACGAAGACGGAGATCTTCGAAACGGGTATCAAGGTCGTCGATTTGCTCGCTCCGTACATCAAGGGCGGTAAGGTCGGCCTGTTCGGCGGCGCCGGCGTCGGTAAAACCGTCTTGATTCAGGAATTGATTCACAACATCGCAAAGGAACACGGCGGTTATTCCGTCTTCGCGGGTGTCGGCGAACGTACCCGTGAGGGGAATGACTTGTACCACGAAATGAAGGACTCTGGCGTCCTCGACAAGACCAGCATGGTGTTCGGTCAGATGAACGAGCCGCCAGGTGCGCGTCTACGCGTCGCCCTCTCGGGTCTGACATTGGCGGAGTACTTCCGTGACGTCGAAGAACGCGACGTGCTGTTCTTCATCGACAACATCTTCCGTTTCACCCAGGCGGGTGCCGAAGTGTCCGCATTGCTCGGCCGTATGCCGTCCGCCGTCGGTTACCAACCGACGTTGGCGACAGAAATGGGCCAACTGCAAGAGCGTATCGCGTCGACCGTCAAAGGTTCCATCACGTCCATCCAGGCCGTTTACGTGCCTGCCGATGACTACACGGACCCAGCGCCGGCCAACACGTTTGCGCACTTGGACGCAACGACCAACCTGGATCGCCGGATTTCCGACATGGGCTTGTACCCCGCCGTCGATCCGCTCGCCTCGACCTCCCGCGCCCTCCAGCCGGACATTGTCGGCCAGGAGCACTACGATGTCGCTCGCGGCGTCCAGGCGGTATTGCAACGCTACCGCGAATTGCAGGACATCATCGCGATTCTCGGTATGGACGAGTTGACGGACGAAGATCGTCTGACAGTCGCTCGTGCGCGTAAGATTCAAAACTTCCTGTCGCAGCCGTTCTTCGTCGGTGAAGTGTTTACGGGTATCCCTGGCAAATACGTCACCGTACAGGACACGGTGCGCAGTTTCCGTGAAATCCTCGATGGCAAGCACGACGACATTCCGGAAACCTATTTCCGGTACTGTGGTCCGATTGAAGACGTTATTGAAAAGGCCAAGAAGGACGGCTACGCTTCGTGA
- the atpC gene encoding ATP synthase F1 subunit epsilon, protein MLTVPLEIVTPERVILEQDVRMVTLQGGYGELGILPRHMPLATSVKPCLVRIKLEDGREDVIPVSGGFVEILPDKITLLADTAELPEDIDADRAQLAKERAERRLSQSADDVDVNRAKDALLRSELRLQAIEEHQKLNGFLTSAQ, encoded by the coding sequence TTGCTAACGGTACCTCTCGAAATCGTGACGCCTGAGCGCGTCATTCTCGAACAGGACGTTCGGATGGTGACGCTTCAGGGCGGATATGGCGAGCTCGGCATTTTGCCGAGGCACATGCCCCTGGCAACTTCCGTGAAACCTTGTTTGGTTCGCATTAAACTGGAAGATGGCCGCGAGGACGTCATTCCAGTCTCCGGCGGATTCGTCGAGATTCTGCCCGACAAGATCACCTTGTTGGCAGATACCGCCGAATTGCCGGAGGATATCGACGCCGACCGTGCACAATTGGCCAAGGAGCGCGCAGAGCGCCGCCTCAGCCAAAGTGCCGACGACGTCGATGTGAACCGCGCCAAGGATGCACTGTTGCGGTCAGAGCTTCGCCTCCAGGCAATTGAAGAGCATCAGAAGTTGAATGGCTTTCTCACAAGCGCCCAATAA